The Comamonas piscis region AATGGGTTGGCGAAAGCGAACAGCAGAGCGATAGCAACACCAATCAGGAATGCAGCGTCGATCAGACCAGCCAAGATGAACATCTTGGTTTGCAGTTCGTTGATCAGCTCAGGCTGACGTGCCGACGATTCCAGGAACTTGCCGCCCATCAGAGCAATACCGATCGAAGCGCCGATTGCGCCCAGACCAACAATCAGACCACAAGCCAGAGCGACGAGACCGAGAACGTTTTCCATGATGACTCCTGAGAAAAAAAAGAAAGGTTAAGAGAAAGAGGAAAGGGAACAGTTAGTGAGATTCATGTGCCTGGCCGAGATAAATCAGCGTCAGCATCATGAAAATGAAGGCCTGCAGAGTAATCACCAGAATGTGGAAGATCGCCCAGATCGTGCCTGCAATGATGTGCCCCACGGGGAGCAACACACCAGAGAGCGACATAGCGGCTGCGCCACCCATCAGGGCAATCAGCATGAACACCAACTCACCAGCGTACATGTTGCCGAACAGTCGCATACCGTGCGACACCGTCTTGGCAACGTATTCGATAATCTGCATCAGCAGATTGATAATGCCGAGGATCACGGCAAAGACAGGATTCTTGCTGGTGCCAAAGGGTGCCGAGACCAGCTCATGCGCCCAGCCACCCAGGCCCTTGATCTTGACGCTGTAGTACAGGCACAGCACCAGCACCGCGGTCGACAGACCCAGGGTGGTCGACAGGTCAGCCGTTGGCACCACACGCAGATAGGCGTGGTGGTCAGCGGTCGCACCTTGCCACAGCAGCGGCAGCAGATCGACGGGCAGCAAGTCCATCGCGTTCATCAGGAAAATCCAGACGAAAACGGTCAGCGCCAGAGGGGCAATGAATTTACGGGATTGTGCGTTGTGGATATTGGCCTTGGCCTGGTTATCCACCATCTCGACCAGCATCTCGACCGCTGCCTGGAAACGACCAGGAACGCCGGATGTGGCGGTGCGCGCTGCCAGCCACATCACGAAGATGCCCAGCAGGCCCAAGATCACGCTCACGGAGATCGAATCAAGGTTAACCACCGAGAAATCGATGATCGACTTTTGCTTGATATTCTGAAGATGCTGCAAGTGGTGAACGATGTATTCACTTGCAGTGGGTGCATTCGCTTCTGCGGCCATCGGACAACTCTTCTTCTCAATTACAAAATTTTTGCAGATCTGGTCAGCAGCCAAAGCGCCAGCCAGTACGTCTTCATCACTACAACCAGACCCAACACCAGAGCCAACCAGTTGAGTCCCGGCACGACCAGGGGCGCCAGCAACAGCAGCACCACGGTCAGAACCAATTTTGCGATCTCCAGTCCAAAGAATCGGACCATGGCAACATTCTCTTGCCCAGCCCCCAGATGCAGCCGCAATCCACGTGCAAAAAAGGCAGCAGGAATCACCACCGCCGCCGCACCGTATGCCACCGACCACATCCATCCGGCCCGCTGCGTCACCAGACCCACCAATACGGTGAGCACCACCCCGACGACCAGCTGCCACTTCACCACACGCACCACCGATACCGGCGGGTGACGTTGGCGCCACTCGGCTGCTTCTTGCGCAGTCAGGGGCTTGAAGTCCGACTCTTCGGCCACATGTTCTTCTTGCGGAGCATTTGTTGTCATTGTGTTGGCTCCCGGGCAGAACAACCTAGCCAAAGCCTGCGATTATAAGGATAAACCCGTTGCAATCGGGAAGCGTTTTGTTGCGCGTCTGTTTTTTTGCAGCACGCCAGCACCTCTTCGCCCTCTTTTGGCGTCAGCCCCCTCTGACAAATTCCACAAC contains the following coding sequences:
- the atpB gene encoding F0F1 ATP synthase subunit A, translating into MAAEANAPTASEYIVHHLQHLQNIKQKSIIDFSVVNLDSISVSVILGLLGIFVMWLAARTATSGVPGRFQAAVEMLVEMVDNQAKANIHNAQSRKFIAPLALTVFVWIFLMNAMDLLPVDLLPLLWQGATADHHAYLRVVPTADLSTTLGLSTAVLVLCLYYSVKIKGLGGWAHELVSAPFGTSKNPVFAVILGIINLLMQIIEYVAKTVSHGMRLFGNMYAGELVFMLIALMGGAAAMSLSGVLLPVGHIIAGTIWAIFHILVITLQAFIFMMLTLIYLGQAHESH
- the atpE gene encoding F0F1 ATP synthase subunit C, with the protein product MENVLGLVALACGLIVGLGAIGASIGIALMGGKFLESSARQPELINELQTKMFILAGLIDAAFLIGVAIALLFAFANPFQLA
- a CDS encoding ATP synthase subunit I gives rise to the protein MTTNAPQEEHVAEESDFKPLTAQEAAEWRQRHPPVSVVRVVKWQLVVGVVLTVLVGLVTQRAGWMWSVAYGAAAVVIPAAFFARGLRLHLGAGQENVAMVRFFGLEIAKLVLTVVLLLLAPLVVPGLNWLALVLGLVVVMKTYWLALWLLTRSAKIL